A stretch of the Herpetosiphonaceae bacterium genome encodes the following:
- a CDS encoding Mbeg1-like protein: protein MALQRTVGNQSAQRELATANHAPSKAGKAAPDAASRISQEDVKYEIIAHQLAYQNTIPDDAKRLLTRWGYEGEWLGCVDDQASSFFVGMLVPNEAGKKAGRLPILAFRGTKELLGDLVADTDPVAVGYEQFMANKRHVAQLIKTAGGRVDAVGHSLGGALAQHAAVNFPSEINRVVTFQAPGVTAAQAARFAKLKKRPSVTHHISKGDLVDLAGVGHLDGEVYQHSPNGKSAIGAHTAQLLSAPEFKRHHQALGLNSDQDWADMGVAKDARVTSKQPVERHTAYPHKLKGMLSETARTGIGLSLTGIRALISLSTATADLFREENADIHALAKQGEAGFSALSAEKRSFMVYRLCQGRTAGTDESAILTILRASVANGDVAQVIQLAGPTAIYYALDGANYKALRSIYNQHYYKQASMADLQGLVNHCLNGLTERWEEMLADLLVARAQDSGRAILMQAGGGNYNLGLRRILRVLDGKEKSMVAAHYRFDAEIRAAP from the coding sequence TTGGCGCTTCAGCGGACCGTTGGCAACCAGTCGGCGCAACGCGAGCTAGCCACAGCCAACCATGCCCCATCCAAGGCGGGCAAGGCTGCGCCGGATGCGGCCTCTCGGATCTCGCAGGAAGATGTCAAGTACGAGATTATCGCCCATCAACTCGCGTATCAGAACACCATCCCCGACGACGCCAAGCGTCTGCTGACGCGGTGGGGCTATGAGGGCGAGTGGCTGGGATGCGTCGACGATCAGGCCAGCAGCTTCTTCGTCGGCATGCTGGTGCCAAACGAGGCTGGCAAAAAGGCTGGCAGGCTGCCGATCCTGGCGTTTCGGGGCACGAAAGAGCTGCTGGGCGACCTCGTCGCCGACACCGACCCGGTTGCGGTCGGCTACGAGCAGTTTATGGCGAATAAACGGCATGTCGCGCAACTGATCAAAACGGCTGGCGGCAGAGTCGATGCCGTGGGGCATAGCCTTGGCGGCGCGCTAGCCCAGCACGCGGCGGTCAACTTTCCCTCGGAGATCAACCGGGTTGTCACCTTCCAGGCACCAGGCGTGACAGCGGCCCAGGCGGCGCGCTTTGCCAAGCTCAAGAAGCGGCCATCGGTAACGCACCATATCTCAAAGGGCGATCTCGTCGATCTGGCGGGCGTGGGTCATCTCGATGGAGAAGTCTACCAGCACTCGCCCAACGGCAAGAGCGCGATCGGCGCGCATACCGCGCAGTTGCTGAGCGCGCCTGAGTTCAAGCGCCACCACCAGGCGCTGGGCCTCAACTCCGATCAGGACTGGGCCGACATGGGCGTTGCAAAAGATGCCCGTGTCACCAGCAAGCAGCCCGTCGAGCGGCACACAGCGTATCCGCACAAGCTCAAAGGCATGCTCAGCGAAACCGCGCGCACCGGGATCGGCCTGAGCCTGACAGGGATCAGGGCGCTGATCAGCCTCTCGACCGCCACCGCCGATCTGTTCCGCGAGGAGAACGCCGACATTCACGCGCTTGCCAAGCAGGGCGAGGCCGGATTTAGCGCCCTGTCGGCTGAGAAGCGCAGCTTCATGGTCTATCGCCTGTGCCAGGGCCGCACCGCAGGGACCGATGAGTCGGCGATTCTGACGATCCTGCGGGCCTCCGTGGCAAACGGCGATGTCGCCCAGGTGATCCAGCTCGCCGGCCCGACCGCAATCTATTACGCTCTGGATGGCGCGAACTACAAGGCGCTGCGCTCGATCTACAATCAGCACTACTACAAGCAGGCTTCCATGGCCGATCTGCAAGGGCTGGTCAATCACTGCCTCAACGGCCTAACCGAGCGCTGGGAGGAAATGCTGGCTGATCTTTTAGTCGCTCGCGCTCAGGATAGCGGTAGAGCCATTTTGATGCAGGCTGGTGGGGGAAACTATAACCTTGGCCTGCGCAGAATTCTGCGCGTCCTCGACGGCAAAGAAAAGAGCATGGTTGCCGCGCACTACCGATTCGATGCGGAGATCAGAGCGGCTCCTTAG